The Verrucomicrobiota bacterium sequence TCTCCTTGGGGAGAGGGCCAGGGTGAGGGGAAAGGGAGCATGGTTCGACCCGGCGCATTGGATTTGCCGGACACGCAAAATAGGTACTCTCCCTGGGGGAGAGGGAGAACCAATTCCCAGCGGCTGTGCGGTAGGGAGACTTCGGGTTGGCGTGGCGGAACTCGCGGACAAGGCTGTCCGCGCTCCGCGGCTTTCAAATGAATCCACGCGCCAAGTTCCCCTTTGGCGTGACGAGGTGTTCGCCGCACTCGATTGGAGATTTGTTGGCCGAACTGAAGCTGCTTCTGGCCGACAAAAGCCTGACGCCACGCACGATCCTGTGCCTCAATTCGCACATTTACAATATGGCGTGCGCGGACGATGGGCTTCGGCGATGTTTGAACGCGGCGCGCATCGTGGCCGCGGACGGCATGGCCGTGGTGTGGGCGGCGCGGTTTCTTGGCCATCCGATCTCCGAGCGATGCAACATGACCGAGGCCTTTCACGCCTTCCTGAAGGACGACACGATGCCGCGCAGCCAAGGCGTCTTGATCGGGTGTTCGTCTGCGGAAGCGGAAGCGGCGGCGGAGAAAGCAAACCGCGATTCGCCGCACTGCCGTATCGTCAAGGCTTGCTCCGGGTTTCTGAGCGAGAGTGAATACAAGGAAATTCTGGCCGCACACCCGGAGTCCGATCTTATTTTTCTCGGAATGGGCAGTCCGAAAACCGAGCGGCTCGCGGAGCTGGCGGCGCAGGTTTGCCCGCAGGCCGTCCCCTGGGGAATCGGCGGCGGGACAATCCGGATCGAGGCGGGGACCATGACCGAGGCGCCGGTTGTTTGGCGGCGGCTGGGGTTGCAATGGCTGCATCGGCTTGGCTCGGAACCGCGCGAGTTGTGGCGCCGTTATCTATTGGGCAATCCACGATTCGTGCTGCGGATCCTCTCGCTCGCATGGAAGCGGCGCGCGTCCCAGTGAACGGAGGTGGGCGGAGGTGGGTTGTTTCGCAAGGCAATCCCCAGGTATTCTTCCCATGAACTGTCTCTTCGGACTGCGGCCTTTAGGCGCCTTTAGGCCGCTTCAACGCTCGTCTGCGCGGAGTGCGCGGAAGCAGCCTGAAGGCTGCGGTCCGCGCCGTCTTCGGTTCAAGGGCCGTGCGCACGGCTGGGAGGCCGCGGAAGCTTCCCATGAACCGGGCAGGGACGCGTTCCACCGCGTTCCACCGCGTCCCTGGAATCTTGTTTGGGGCGATGGCCGCCAGTGACGAGGGCTTGTGGCCGGAACACGAAATGCTTATTTTCCACCGGAAATGTCTCTGTCGATTGAAAGCAAAAGGCCATTGAAGATGGTCACATGCGGCGGCTGCGGCGCCAAGGTGTTCATCTCGGGTGATCTCGAGCCCCTGGCTACTGTCCCGTGCACCAAATGCGAACATCCGCTCATGATGCCGCTGCGATTGCGGCAATTTGAATTGCTCTCCGCCATCGCTTCCGGCGGGATGGGGACGGTTTACCGCGCTTTCGACACGACGCTGGAACGCGAAGTGGCG is a genomic window containing:
- a CDS encoding WecB/TagA/CpsF family glycosyltransferase; translated protein: MNPRAKFPFGVTRCSPHSIGDLLAELKLLLADKSLTPRTILCLNSHIYNMACADDGLRRCLNAARIVAADGMAVVWAARFLGHPISERCNMTEAFHAFLKDDTMPRSQGVLIGCSSAEAEAAAEKANRDSPHCRIVKACSGFLSESEYKEILAAHPESDLIFLGMGSPKTERLAELAAQVCPQAVPWGIGGGTIRIEAGTMTEAPVVWRRLGLQWLHRLGSEPRELWRRYLLGNPRFVLRILSLAWKRRASQ